The Narcine bancroftii isolate sNarBan1 chromosome 11, sNarBan1.hap1, whole genome shotgun sequence genome has a window encoding:
- the avpr1aa gene encoding arginine vasopressin receptor 1Aa: protein MSRSGISLGDERRSTQQVCGEGRSPGSLWILVSTAFLSELRAGHMMQAVDPGAGRGPSASNYTGHPPRDCLSTSPSQNGSSIASANQTDDSLGRDESLAKIEVLVLGIIFMVAVIGNLAVLLALYRTKKKMSRMHLFIKHLSMADLVVALFQVLPQLIWDITYRFNGPDVLCRVVKHLQVFSMYASTYLMVMMSVDRYIAICHPLKTLQQPTKRSQMMIIVTWVGSLVLSSPQYFIFSLREIKEDSGVYDCWATFIPIWGVTTYITWTTITVFIIPILIMVTCYSCICLSIFKNVKYKTKKATAGTSFENGLITTGVNSVKTISKAKIRTVKMTLVIVLAYTVCWAPFFTVQVWSVWGNNSPTEDSTDMAFTLTMLLGSLNSCCNPWIYMVFSGHLLDDVIHTFLCCHKISQKLDDSESSIKRHTLLTKSSHRGPTFSSYNC, encoded by the exons ATGTCCCGGAGTGGGATTTCTCTCGGAGATGAGCGAAGAAGCACCCAGCAGGTTTGTGGCGAGGGACGCTCTCCTGGCTCGCTTTGGATTCTCGTGTCCACCGCCTTCCTTTCGGAGCTTCGAGCCGGACACATGATGCAGGCAGTTGACCCAGGAGCAGGACGGGGGCCCTCCGCCTCCAACTACACGGGGCACCCGCCCCGGGACTGCCTCTCCACAAGTCCCAGCCAGAATGGAAGCTCCATCGCATCTGCCAACCAAACCGATGATTCTCTCGGAAGAGACGAGAGCTTGGCCAAAATTGAAGTCTTAGTGTTGGGCATCATTTTCATGGTGGCCGTAATCGGGAACCTGGCCGTTCTCTTGGCTCTGTACAGGACCAAGAAGAAGATGTCCAGGATGCATCTCTTCATCAAGCACCTGAGCATGGCCGATCTGGTGGTCGCCCTGTTCCAGGTGTTGCCCCAACTCATCTGGGACATCACTTACAGGTTCAATGGCCCAGATGTCCTCTGCAGGGTTGTCAAGCACCTCCAAGTGTTCAGCATGTATGCCTCTACTTACCTGATGGTCATGATGTCTGTCGACCGCTACATCGCCATCTGCCACCCTCTGAAGACCCTCCAACAACCCACCAAGAGGTCCCAGATGATGATCATCGTGACTTGGGTGGGAAGTCTGGTGCTGAGCTCTCCTCAGTACTTCATCTTCTCCCTCAGGGAGATCAAGGAGGACTCTGGGGTCTACGATTGCTGGGCAACCTTCATCCCCATCTGGGGAGTTACCACCTATATCACCTGGACCACCATCACTGTCTTCATTATCCCCATCCTCATCATGGTGACCTGCTATTCCTGCATTTGCCTCAGCATCTTTAAGAATGTCAAATACAAGACCAAGAAAGCCACGGCTGGGACATCCTTCGAGAATGGTCTGATCACCACTGGCGTGAATAGCGTGaaaaccatctccaaagccaaaaTTCGCACAGTGAAAATGACTCTGGTAATTGTTCTGGCTTATACTGTGTGCTGGGCTCCATTCTTCACTGTCCAAGTGTGGTCAGTCTGGGGCAACAACTCTCCGACGGAAG ATTCTACCGACATGGCCTTCaccctcaccatgctgctgggcAGCCTGAACAGCTGTTGCAATCCCTGGATCTACATGGTGTTCAGTGGCCACCTCCTGGATGATGTCATCCACACTTTTCTCTGCTGCCATAAGATCTCCCAGAAGCTGGACGATTCGGAGAGCAGTATCAAGCGCCACACCCTGCTGACCAAGAGCAGCCACAGGGGCCCAACATTCAGCTCGTACAACTGTTAG